From a region of the Arenicella xantha genome:
- a CDS encoding DUF805 domain-containing protein yields MKAPSADVSAQHSDATCQPKVFTHKDRIDRLRCLAYGLASILIVFPVITLAGALVAVIGSGGENPLAKGLLIAIGVAAYLFLIVFSFIFAKRRFNDMDLSGYSE; encoded by the coding sequence TTGAAAGCGCCATCAGCTGATGTTTCAGCACAACACTCCGACGCTACCTGTCAACCAAAAGTGTTTACCCACAAAGATCGAATCGATCGTCTACGCTGCCTTGCATATGGACTCGCATCAATCTTGATCGTATTTCCGGTAATCACGCTTGCAGGCGCTCTCGTGGCAGTTATTGGCAGCGGCGGCGAAAACCCATTGGCAAAAGGCTTACTGATAGCGATCGGTGTCGCGGCTTACTTGTTTCTAATTGTATTCTCGTTCATTTTCGCCAAGCGTCGCTTTAATGACATGGATCTATCAGGGTATTCGGAATAA
- a CDS encoding RDD family protein: MKFDTICLVETPEGIDLHAELVGLVPRSLAYGIDLLVRIGILTVFGIAVALTGGKLGGLWLVAYFLLEWGYPVAFEVYRNGQTIGKKAFNIKVVNDDLTPIQFGPSLVRNLLRTADIFPFFYVFGAISICLTSRFQRLGDLAAGTVVIYAEEPAYDSSALDDVTPVTPVMALSEAQQTAFINFSLNRGNLSQARQQEIAEIIRDVIPQRIDDPVDYVRGVGKWLLGAK, encoded by the coding sequence GTGAAGTTCGATACCATCTGCCTGGTGGAGACACCAGAGGGCATTGATTTGCATGCCGAGTTAGTTGGCTTAGTGCCGCGTAGTCTCGCCTACGGTATTGATTTGCTGGTACGTATCGGCATTTTGACTGTGTTTGGGATTGCGGTGGCATTGACTGGTGGCAAGCTCGGCGGCCTTTGGTTAGTGGCATATTTCTTGTTGGAATGGGGATACCCAGTTGCTTTTGAGGTCTACCGAAATGGCCAAACCATTGGTAAGAAAGCATTCAATATTAAGGTTGTAAACGACGATTTAACGCCAATTCAGTTTGGTCCGTCGTTGGTTAGGAATCTATTGAGAACGGCTGACATCTTCCCGTTTTTCTATGTGTTTGGCGCGATCAGCATTTGCCTCACTAGCCGTTTCCAACGTTTAGGAGATCTGGCTGCTGGTACTGTGGTTATTTATGCCGAAGAGCCCGCGTATGATTCGTCGGCACTGGATGACGTGACGCCAGTTACTCCGGTAATGGCGCTGAGCGAGGCGCAACAAACCGCCTTTATCAATTTTTCTCTCAATCGAGGCAATTTGTCACAGGCTCGCCAGCAAGAAATTGCTGAGATAATTCGAGATGTAATTCCGCAGCGTATTGACGACCCAGTTGATTATGTGCGCGGGGTCGGTAAGTGGCTTTTAGGGGCTAAATAG
- the parE gene encoding DNA topoisomerase IV subunit B gives MSNDYDSSAIEVLTGLEPVRKRPGMYTTTERPNHLIQEVVDNSVDEAIAGHCKRIDVTVFSDGSVEVSDDGRGMPVDLHPEEGIPGVEVIMTRLHAGGKFSNKNYQFSGGLHGVGISVVNALSKHVEVWVKRGGVEYNMSFADGMKRSDLAEIGTVGQRNTGTTIRFWPDPQFFDSPNVHAGKLCRLLRAKAVLCPGLTINFEDEAKPANNQSWCYQDGLRDYLLGALGDNERLPENGFQGKEAGNGEEVEWIVAWSQEAGELITESYVNLIPTIQGGTHVNGLRIGLTEAIREFCDFRNLLPKGVKLAPDDVWAQVQYVLSVRMKDPQFSGQTKERLSSREISQFVATKVKDALALWLNQNLEVGEKIAMVAIDNAQSRLRSAKKITRKKITSGPALPGKLADCSSEDIDVTELFLVEGDSAGGSAKQARNRETQAIMPLRGKILNTWEVDSSQVLASQEVHDISVALGVDPGSDDLAGLRYGKICILADADSDGLHIATLLCALFVRHFRTLVEAGHLYVAMPPLYRIDQAKQVFYALDDAEHDAIIRQIKADKPNAKINVQRFKGLGEMNPSQLRETTMHESSRRLVQMTIGLGDGTQKMMDMLLAKKQVPARKAWLSSKGDQAEV, from the coding sequence ATGAGTAACGATTACGATTCTTCCGCGATTGAGGTGCTTACCGGGCTAGAACCCGTACGTAAGCGCCCCGGCATGTACACCACGACTGAACGCCCGAACCACCTGATACAAGAGGTGGTGGATAACAGTGTGGATGAGGCTATCGCAGGACACTGCAAACGAATTGATGTGACCGTCTTTAGTGACGGCTCGGTCGAAGTGAGTGACGACGGTCGCGGTATGCCAGTTGACCTACACCCTGAAGAAGGCATTCCTGGTGTTGAGGTTATTATGACGCGGCTTCACGCTGGTGGAAAATTCTCGAATAAGAACTATCAATTTTCCGGTGGTTTGCATGGCGTAGGTATTTCGGTGGTCAACGCGCTGTCTAAACACGTCGAGGTTTGGGTTAAGCGTGGTGGTGTGGAATACAATATGTCCTTCGCGGACGGTATGAAGCGCTCGGATTTAGCGGAAATTGGAACCGTTGGCCAACGTAACACTGGAACTACTATTCGGTTTTGGCCAGATCCTCAGTTTTTTGATTCGCCCAATGTGCATGCCGGAAAGCTTTGTCGTCTTCTGCGCGCTAAAGCCGTTTTGTGCCCTGGTTTAACCATTAACTTTGAAGACGAAGCCAAGCCGGCAAACAACCAAAGCTGGTGTTACCAAGATGGTTTAAGGGATTATCTGCTTGGTGCGCTCGGCGATAATGAGCGATTGCCCGAAAATGGCTTTCAGGGTAAAGAGGCTGGTAATGGTGAGGAGGTCGAGTGGATTGTTGCTTGGTCACAAGAGGCCGGCGAGCTAATTACCGAGAGCTACGTTAACCTTATTCCAACCATTCAGGGTGGCACGCACGTTAATGGTCTGCGAATTGGCCTAACTGAGGCGATTCGCGAGTTTTGTGATTTTCGAAACCTGTTACCTAAGGGCGTTAAACTTGCACCGGATGATGTCTGGGCGCAAGTTCAATACGTATTGTCTGTACGCATGAAAGATCCGCAATTTTCGGGGCAGACTAAGGAGCGCTTATCGTCCCGCGAGATATCGCAATTCGTGGCGACCAAGGTGAAAGACGCATTGGCATTATGGCTCAATCAAAACCTCGAAGTAGGCGAAAAAATCGCGATGGTGGCGATTGATAATGCTCAGAGTCGCTTACGTTCGGCAAAGAAGATTACCCGTAAGAAAATTACCTCGGGCCCAGCTTTGCCGGGTAAGCTGGCAGACTGCTCAAGCGAAGACATTGATGTAACTGAGTTATTTTTAGTTGAAGGGGACTCAGCTGGTGGGTCAGCCAAGCAGGCACGCAATCGTGAGACTCAGGCAATTATGCCGTTGCGCGGTAAAATTCTTAATACCTGGGAAGTGGACTCAAGTCAGGTATTGGCATCGCAAGAGGTGCACGATATATCGGTAGCCTTGGGGGTCGATCCTGGGTCCGACGACTTGGCGGGGCTGCGCTACGGAAAAATTTGCATCTTGGCGGATGCTGACTCCGATGGTTTGCACATCGCTACGCTGCTTTGCGCGCTCTTCGTGCGCCATTTTCGGACTCTTGTTGAAGCAGGGCACCTTTATGTAGCCATGCCGCCTTTGTATCGAATAGATCAGGCTAAGCAAGTGTTTTACGCGCTTGATGATGCTGAGCACGATGCGATAATCAGGCAAATAAAGGCTGATAAGCCGAACGCTAAAATCAACGTACAGCGCTTCAAAGGTCTGGGTGAAATGAATCCAAGCCAATTGCGCGAAACCACGATGCATGAAAGTAGCCGAAGATTGGTGCAAATGACAATTGGTCTGGGCGACGGAACACAAAAAATGATGGATATGTTGCTGGCTAAAAAGCAGGTGCCAGCGCGTAAAGCGTGGTTAAGTTCAAAAGGCGATCAGGCCGAAGTATGA
- a CDS encoding AAA family ATPase produces the protein MNDNTQDPTQATANTNIATDSSATSGAAQDAMNTDSVNNLRMMIAQVNKALIGQERVVKHVVLALLSNGHVLLEGVPGLGKTLLVRALSKTFSGDFKRIQFTPDLMPSDVTGHVVFDMENKSFQMNRGPVFTNLLLADEINRAPAKSQAALLEVMQEKQVTTEGESRKVPLPFMVLATQNPLEQEGTYPLPEAELDRFLVKVVIDFPSIDNEVKLTKLITQGQVGDNSSIESIKPVLTANELLAYQQQVANVEVDDQVVDYAVRIVRATRSHPAIFRGAGSRASIGLVRIAKANAFLAGRQFVLPDDVKSMAVAVLQHRVALTPDVEIEGLSAPDVLNQMLMDIEAPRQ, from the coding sequence ATGAACGATAATACCCAAGACCCAACTCAAGCTACTGCGAATACCAACATCGCTACTGACTCCAGTGCTACCTCCGGGGCAGCGCAAGATGCGATGAACACCGACTCGGTAAACAATCTCCGCATGATGATTGCGCAGGTTAACAAAGCATTAATCGGGCAGGAACGTGTTGTGAAGCATGTTGTGTTGGCGCTGTTATCGAACGGCCATGTGTTGCTTGAGGGAGTGCCTGGATTGGGTAAAACGTTGTTGGTTAGAGCGCTCTCCAAGACCTTTTCCGGTGACTTTAAGCGAATTCAGTTTACTCCTGACCTAATGCCTTCCGATGTGACTGGTCATGTGGTGTTCGATATGGAAAACAAGTCTTTCCAAATGAATCGTGGCCCAGTGTTTACTAACCTATTGTTGGCCGATGAAATCAATCGCGCGCCGGCTAAGTCGCAAGCCGCTTTGCTTGAAGTTATGCAAGAAAAGCAAGTCACGACCGAAGGTGAGTCACGTAAAGTGCCACTGCCGTTTATGGTGCTAGCAACGCAAAACCCGCTGGAACAAGAGGGTACGTACCCATTGCCCGAAGCCGAGCTGGATCGCTTTCTGGTTAAGGTTGTGATTGATTTCCCGAGTATCGATAACGAAGTTAAATTGACTAAGTTGATTACCCAAGGTCAGGTTGGAGATAATAGCTCGATTGAGTCGATTAAACCGGTATTGACGGCTAATGAATTGCTAGCCTACCAGCAGCAAGTCGCCAACGTTGAGGTTGATGATCAGGTGGTGGATTACGCGGTTCGTATCGTACGCGCGACACGCTCTCATCCGGCGATTTTTCGTGGAGCCGGGTCTCGCGCCAGTATTGGTTTAGTACGTATTGCTAAAGCCAATGCCTTTTTGGCTGGCCGTCAGTTTGTCTTGCCTGATGATGTTAAGAGTATGGCGGTAGCCGTATTGCAACACCGTGTTGCTTTGACCCCAGATGTTGAAATCGAAGGCTTGAGCGCGCCAGATGTGCTCAACCAAATGCTGATGGACATCGAGGCACCGCGTCAGTGA
- a CDS encoding stage II sporulation protein M, producing the protein MKQLEFERLHNDFWNRMQRILEGAEIIESERSTEFPSDYRRLCQHLAMAKSRRYAPGLTNRLNQLVGLGYQSLYGQRIKDHGQIVEFLVTGFPAALRSNAPYLWIAGALFVLPYLAMMIACLFNDQMLYSVMSAGEVRMMEAMYEPSVEKFGRESQASTDLWMFGFYIYNNIGIAFKCFATGLFAGVGSLFMLAYNGVVIGGVSGHLTALGYTETFYPFVIGHGSFELTAIAFSGAAGLKLGWALLAPGKHTRIKAMHYAAIDAIKIMYGVFIMLTIAAFLEAFWSASASIPIAVKYLVGAILWVAVYYYCFFFARAKVRLYIEHNAAR; encoded by the coding sequence ATGAAGCAGCTAGAGTTTGAGCGTTTACATAACGATTTTTGGAATCGTATGCAACGCATATTAGAAGGAGCAGAAATTATTGAGTCGGAACGTTCTACTGAGTTTCCGTCTGACTATCGTCGACTCTGTCAGCATTTGGCAATGGCCAAGAGCCGACGCTATGCGCCAGGCCTGACCAATCGTTTGAATCAACTCGTAGGGCTTGGGTACCAGTCGTTATACGGCCAACGAATCAAAGATCACGGCCAAATAGTCGAATTTCTGGTTACCGGGTTTCCAGCCGCTTTGCGTTCAAATGCACCGTATTTATGGATCGCTGGCGCGTTATTTGTATTGCCGTATTTGGCCATGATGATCGCTTGTTTATTCAACGACCAAATGTTGTATTCGGTAATGAGCGCTGGTGAAGTGCGCATGATGGAGGCGATGTATGAACCGTCGGTGGAAAAGTTTGGTCGCGAAAGCCAAGCATCAACCGACTTATGGATGTTTGGTTTTTATATCTATAACAATATCGGCATAGCGTTTAAGTGTTTCGCTACTGGCTTGTTTGCCGGCGTTGGGAGCCTCTTTATGCTGGCATACAATGGTGTCGTGATCGGCGGAGTGTCGGGCCACTTGACGGCTTTGGGGTATACCGAAACGTTTTATCCGTTTGTGATTGGTCATGGTTCATTCGAGTTAACCGCCATCGCATTTAGTGGAGCCGCTGGTCTAAAACTTGGTTGGGCATTGTTGGCACCAGGCAAGCACACGCGTATCAAAGCCATGCATTATGCGGCTATTGACGCTATTAAGATCATGTATGGCGTATTTATTATGTTGACCATAGCGGCGTTTCTTGAAGCCTTTTGGTCTGCTTCTGCGAGCATTCCGATAGCGGTTAAGTATCTCGTTGGCGCAATTTTATGGGTTGCCGTTTACTACTACTGTTTTTTCTTTGCGCGCGCTAAAGTGCGTCTATACATCGAACACAATGCAGCTCGATAA
- a CDS encoding polyprenyl synthetase family protein: MSLSLQSLQTRVETALDNALSNPQVPERLLEAMRYSTLNGGKRIRALFTYCAGLSVDAPIEKLDAVAVAIECLHAYSLIHDDLPAMDDDNLRRGKPTNHVQFDEATAILAGDALQSLAFEVIVQSTLSDAQARAITTQLTQSAGPVGMVGGQMLDILATDQTLNRAEMEDIHRRKTGALIHASVLCGALCSDSLSELEQSALVTYAENLGLAFQVVDDVLDVEGSTEELGKPSGSDVAAGKATFPVLLGLAESKSLAQNLCRVAMESIDTISDNRNTSTARSMLRELAERIVNRTH, from the coding sequence GTGTCTCTTTCATTGCAATCTTTGCAGACTCGAGTTGAGACTGCGCTAGACAATGCGTTATCTAACCCGCAGGTACCTGAACGCCTGCTGGAAGCTATGCGCTACTCAACGCTTAATGGCGGCAAACGGATACGTGCGTTATTCACGTATTGTGCTGGCCTGAGCGTCGACGCCCCAATTGAAAAATTAGATGCGGTGGCAGTAGCTATTGAGTGCTTACACGCATATTCATTGATCCACGATGACTTACCCGCCATGGACGACGACAATCTGCGGCGCGGCAAACCGACTAATCATGTTCAATTTGATGAAGCAACCGCCATCTTAGCCGGCGACGCTTTGCAATCGTTGGCGTTTGAAGTAATCGTCCAATCAACGCTGAGCGATGCACAAGCACGCGCCATCACCACACAACTCACGCAAAGCGCGGGGCCGGTTGGAATGGTAGGCGGACAAATGCTGGATATCCTCGCAACCGATCAAACCTTGAACCGAGCCGAGATGGAAGACATTCATCGACGTAAAACTGGCGCACTGATTCACGCGTCAGTGCTATGCGGCGCCTTGTGCAGCGACTCACTATCAGAGCTCGAGCAATCCGCGCTCGTAACATATGCCGAAAACCTTGGGCTAGCCTTTCAAGTCGTCGATGACGTATTAGATGTAGAAGGAAGCACCGAAGAACTCGGTAAACCCAGTGGCTCTGACGTCGCGGCCGGTAAAGCAACCTTTCCAGTGCTGCTCGGCCTGGCTGAATCAAAATCATTGGCGCAAAATCTTTGTCGCGTCGCGATGGAAAGCATCGACACGATCAGCGATAATAGAAACACATCCACGGCACGCTCTATGTTGCGTGAACTGGCGGAACGAATCGTTAACCGAACACACTGA
- a CDS encoding SDR family NAD(P)-dependent oxidoreductase: MHKAQQKTILITGCSSGIGRETARILRDHDFHVVASARKASDVIELERRGFETLLLDLDDSLSIQSAVEYIQTNHPNLFGLINNAAFGQPGAVEDLDRATLRAQFETNVFGTHELTRHLIPLLRQQTDARIIQISSVLGFVALPLRGAYVASKYALEGLSDTLRLELSNTNIKISLIEPGAIDTQFRANALIKLQQNIEIEQSRHKPNYTLALQRLSRAEPARFSASSERVSKDILHALTAKRPKLRYRITLPTIIIAQLKRILSTRMLDKIIGNNG, encoded by the coding sequence ATGCACAAAGCTCAGCAAAAAACTATTTTAATCACCGGATGCAGCTCTGGTATTGGACGTGAAACGGCTCGTATTCTGAGAGATCACGACTTTCATGTCGTCGCCTCCGCACGTAAAGCCAGCGATGTTATCGAATTAGAACGCCGCGGCTTTGAGACACTCTTACTCGATTTAGATGATTCTCTTAGCATTCAATCTGCGGTTGAGTATATCCAGACCAACCATCCCAATCTATTCGGCCTCATTAACAACGCCGCATTCGGGCAACCCGGAGCGGTCGAAGACCTAGATCGCGCAACGCTGCGCGCTCAATTTGAAACCAATGTATTTGGAACCCATGAATTAACTCGGCACCTAATTCCGCTGCTCCGCCAACAAACAGACGCTCGAATAATACAAATCAGTTCAGTGTTGGGGTTTGTGGCGCTACCGTTGCGCGGCGCCTATGTCGCGTCGAAGTATGCATTAGAGGGCTTGAGCGATACGCTACGCTTAGAGCTGAGCAACACCAACATTAAAATTTCGCTAATTGAACCTGGCGCGATAGATACACAGTTTAGAGCCAACGCGCTCATTAAACTGCAGCAGAACATCGAAATCGAACAAAGCCGTCACAAACCTAACTACACATTGGCGCTGCAACGACTAAGTCGTGCCGAGCCAGCGCGATTTTCAGCCTCATCCGAACGCGTATCTAAAGACATTCTACACGCCTTGACCGCCAAACGACCCAAGCTCCGCTACCGTATCACCTTGCCGACGATCATCATCGCGCAGCTAAAACGTATATTGAGCACCCGAATGCTGGACAAAATTATCGGGAATAACGGATAA
- a CDS encoding DUF1653 domain-containing protein — translation MSAAHTSVIRPGLYQHYKGPLYRVTQVVRHSESEESLVVYQALYGEKGFWARPLTMFDELVKLDGASVPRFRYLDEQTDVLELAVLNVEPSECDNFEQAFADAERIIAGMEGYLEHQLQQNVERPTEYLLTVQWQSQEHHAIGFRQSDEYQQWRKLLHHFYSPMPKVEYYQGLRAR, via the coding sequence ATGAGCGCTGCTCACACCTCAGTTATTCGCCCTGGACTGTACCAACATTATAAGGGGCCATTGTATCGGGTTACGCAGGTCGTTAGACACTCTGAGTCTGAGGAGTCGCTGGTTGTGTACCAAGCTCTATATGGCGAGAAAGGTTTTTGGGCACGCCCGTTGACCATGTTTGACGAGCTGGTTAAGTTAGACGGTGCTAGCGTACCGCGCTTTCGATACTTGGATGAACAAACCGATGTGTTAGAGCTTGCCGTATTAAACGTAGAGCCGTCAGAGTGTGATAATTTCGAGCAAGCGTTTGCTGACGCAGAGCGAATCATTGCTGGCATGGAGGGTTATTTAGAGCACCAACTGCAACAGAACGTTGAGCGGCCGACTGAGTATCTATTAACGGTGCAGTGGCAAAGCCAAGAGCATCACGCTATTGGGTTTCGACAGTCCGATGAGTATCAACAATGGCGGAAGTTGTTGCATCACTTCTATTCGCCAATGCCGAAGGTTGAGTATTATCAGGGGTTACGTGCTAGATAG
- a CDS encoding exodeoxyribonuclease VII small subunit — MADTELKELDFEHAYQELEAIVDRMERGEQSLEQSLSDFERGVVLMKHCHGVLRDAEQKVEILVKDNNGLFSTEPFDERND, encoded by the coding sequence ATGGCTGATACCGAACTAAAAGAGCTTGATTTTGAACACGCATACCAAGAACTAGAGGCAATTGTTGACCGCATGGAACGCGGCGAACAGTCGCTGGAGCAGTCGTTAAGCGATTTCGAGCGAGGTGTTGTGCTAATGAAGCATTGTCACGGCGTGTTACGCGACGCTGAACAAAAAGTTGAAATTTTAGTCAAAGATAACAATGGCTTATTCAGTACCGAGCCATTCGACGAACGTAACGACTAA
- a CDS encoding DUF4129 domain-containing protein, which translates to MIILSLSFLTLTSVVAQESVENFVLEEGDSLPRSPQSEAAYLAIEKVLSSDDFARKKTVTRWQAKKRETKEQRQESFPYWMITLMEWFEGTGGFFKALALIIKILLFALFAWLIYYVVKRYHQPIGDFFQSMGRHKEVVDLPTTMFGLDVQKDSLPTDVVATAQAHWAAGDKRLSLATLLQASLIKLLHEHGCRFYDSDTETECCQRIEQQVNESLSQYMWTLVGTWQQLAYAHQSPNDTQFAALCTQWREVF; encoded by the coding sequence ATGATTATATTATCACTGAGTTTCCTGACCCTGACGTCGGTAGTAGCTCAAGAGTCGGTCGAGAACTTTGTCTTGGAGGAGGGCGACTCGCTACCTCGCAGTCCGCAGTCTGAAGCCGCCTACCTTGCGATCGAAAAAGTATTGTCGAGCGACGATTTTGCACGTAAGAAAACCGTAACTCGTTGGCAAGCCAAAAAACGTGAAACCAAAGAGCAGCGACAAGAGTCATTTCCTTACTGGATGATTACGTTGATGGAGTGGTTTGAAGGTACCGGAGGGTTCTTTAAGGCATTAGCACTGATTATAAAAATATTATTGTTTGCGCTTTTCGCATGGTTAATCTATTACGTGGTGAAACGCTATCATCAACCGATTGGCGACTTCTTCCAATCGATGGGGCGTCACAAGGAGGTGGTAGATCTGCCAACCACGATGTTTGGTTTAGACGTCCAGAAAGACAGTTTGCCAACCGATGTAGTGGCAACCGCGCAAGCGCATTGGGCCGCCGGAGACAAGCGCCTTAGTTTGGCTACCTTGTTGCAGGCCAGTTTAATCAAGCTGTTGCATGAACATGGCTGCCGATTTTATGACAGCGACACCGAGACTGAGTGTTGTCAACGTATTGAGCAGCAGGTCAATGAGTCTTTAAGCCAGTATATGTGGACCTTAGTCGGTACATGGCAGCAATTGGCTTATGCTCATCAGTCACCGAATGACACGCAGTTTGCTGCACTGTGTACGCAATGGCGCGAGGTATTCTGA
- a CDS encoding DUF4350 domain-containing protein has translation MQARIVWIVSILVLAAAVGGFYLMYEKVEEEIWIGESAEAKRNPFLAAQRFLSERGVSVVETTSELRFSTLPTDEMVILSEVDSMLVSASQIDAAVDWVQRGGSLIVGVGAEVTGYDSLLRRVELLPQEELFSLDDVIDETVEELSASERMREVNRKLKEEQQANAEKDARAANDSNETGENSSEQAQVADQETSTNSRAKAGSEFNRQLFKLLNVELDYEYYPVFLNEQVGQIYLAVLDEITFVHPEIDVDAYDDAIADNDSLSDTESELIDYQILTSISDENGVRLIQFELGEGTFTAISSSDLWTNEHIGLGDHAYFLSYMVPSGSTLHFFYNVDVPSLGTMLTRYFLEFILLSLLILGLWLWRHGLRVQRIQAVDESRRRSFAEHLSASAKYLVTHKQWDALLTSLQEDIELQMRAYDSGFSRLDVQAQTDLLARQSQLPSEQIERWIAYCNQLNNQDELFAALKLGHLIRKRL, from the coding sequence ATGCAAGCGCGGATTGTTTGGATTGTGAGTATTTTGGTTTTGGCGGCTGCAGTTGGTGGCTTCTACTTGATGTACGAGAAAGTAGAAGAAGAGATTTGGATTGGCGAAAGTGCTGAAGCAAAGCGCAATCCATTTTTGGCTGCACAACGTTTTCTATCGGAGCGCGGGGTAAGCGTTGTTGAAACAACCTCCGAATTGCGCTTTTCAACATTGCCGACCGACGAAATGGTGATTCTGTCAGAGGTCGACAGTATGTTGGTCTCCGCTAGTCAAATCGATGCCGCAGTTGATTGGGTACAGCGTGGTGGGTCGTTAATCGTTGGCGTTGGTGCTGAGGTTACGGGCTACGACTCGCTATTGAGGCGTGTTGAGTTGCTACCGCAAGAGGAATTATTTTCGTTAGATGACGTGATTGACGAGACAGTTGAAGAGCTTTCCGCGAGCGAACGGATGCGTGAAGTTAATCGTAAGCTAAAGGAGGAGCAACAAGCTAATGCGGAAAAAGATGCGCGAGCGGCTAATGACTCCAATGAGACTGGTGAGAATTCCAGTGAACAGGCTCAGGTAGCCGACCAAGAGACGTCAACAAATTCGCGAGCGAAAGCTGGTAGTGAATTTAATCGACAGTTATTTAAACTCTTAAACGTAGAGCTTGATTACGAATACTATCCGGTGTTTCTGAATGAACAAGTCGGTCAAATCTACCTTGCGGTGCTCGACGAAATTACGTTTGTCCACCCTGAAATTGATGTAGATGCCTACGACGACGCAATTGCAGACAATGACAGTTTGTCGGACACCGAGTCTGAGTTGATTGATTATCAAATATTGACTTCCATCAGTGACGAAAACGGTGTGCGGTTGATTCAATTCGAACTAGGTGAGGGCACTTTTACGGCAATTTCTAGCTCAGATCTATGGACCAATGAGCATATTGGTTTAGGCGACCATGCCTACTTTTTGTCGTACATGGTGCCGTCTGGTTCGACCTTGCATTTTTTCTACAATGTAGACGTGCCTTCGTTAGGAACAATGCTGACGCGCTATTTCTTGGAATTTATACTGCTTTCCTTGCTCATCTTAGGGCTATGGTTATGGCGTCATGGACTACGAGTTCAGCGGATACAGGCGGTGGATGAAAGCCGGCGCCGCAGTTTCGCTGAGCATTTATCTGCGAGCGCTAAATATCTAGTGACACACAAACAATGGGATGCCTTGCTCACATCATTGCAAGAAGATATCGAGCTACAAATGCGTGCGTACGACTCAGGTTTTTCAAGACTTGATGTTCAAGCGCAAACTGATTTGTTGGCGCGCCAAAGCCAACTACCAAGCGAACAGATTGAACGCTGGATAGCGTATTGTAATCAACTTAACAATCAAGACGAACTCTTCGCTGCACTCAAACTCGGCCATTTAATTCGGAAACGACTATGA